A window from Argopecten irradians isolate NY chromosome 3, Ai_NY, whole genome shotgun sequence encodes these proteins:
- the LOC138319434 gene encoding F-box only protein 48-like has translation MKDLPPEILLQIFQHLNATDLCSVGSACRYWNYVSSSEFLWRGLCDSLEMKSDLVLNDRALGYSWKEVYQMNYGSRGTRRQWMRGSHSNFSSYQQLPKQIMCTMDTEGWGQIFQMELER, from the exons ATGAAGGACCTGCCTCCTGAGATATTATTGCAGATCTTCCAACATCTAAATGCGACTGATCTCTGTAGTGTCGGATCAGCATGCAGATACTGGAATTATGTGAGCTCGTCAGAATTTCTATGGAGAGGATTGTGTGATTCATTGGAGATGAAGTCAGATCTTGTCCTCAACGACCGAGCACTTGGCTACTCATGGAAG GAAGTATACCAAATGAACTATGGCAGTCGCGGTACACGGCGACAGTGGATGAGAGGAAGCCACAGCAATTTCTCATCCTATCAACAACTGCCAAAGCAAATCATGTGTACCATGGATACAGAGGGATGGGGACAGATCTTCCAAATGGAGCTAGAAAGATAA
- the LOC138319433 gene encoding phosphatidylinositol-glycan biosynthesis class F protein-like produces MSAPMSLRVPNKDTVNFLVRAHLMFIVVLVLIVYIPMNTHLPIDIVNECLNGVKSLIAILTLFQILINVVAVPNYAQIKSTTFKVRNVLKVCGTLILGTLTFHCIAVLFGAQFVNSVAETFHFALLLSATTILPSLCVLGVHFTTWVRVYSQNSPDLGPESILCCSTIGSLVGAWSGALPIPLDWDRPWQVWPITCVLGNLAGYLLGLCVGTTHLFLHFNKSRKFKLT; encoded by the exons ATGTCTGCGCCCATGAGTTTGCGGGTTCCAAACAAGGATACAGTGAATTTTCTTGTCAGGGCACATTTGATGTTCATTGTAGTGTTAGTTTTGATTGTTTATATTCCAATGAACACACATTTACCTATTGACATTGTAAATGAGTGTCTTAATGGTGTGAAATCGCTAATTGCCATCCTAAcgttatttcaaatattgataaacgTTGTCGCCGTTCCGAATTATGCACAAATCAAATCTACAACATTTAAA GTAAGGAATGTGTTAAAGGTGTGTGGTACACTCATCCTAGGAACTCTGACCTTCCACTGTATCGCTGTCCTGTTTGGAGCTCAATTTGTAAA TTCTGTTGCTGAGACTTTCCACTTTGCCTTGCTGTTGAGTGCTACCACTATACTACCAAGTCTCTGTGTGTTGGGTGTACACTTCACAACCTGGGTCAGAGTCTACTCTCAAAACAG TCCTGACCTGGGTCCTGAGTCAATCCTCTGTTGTAGTACCATAGGGAGCCTTGTTGGTGCCTGGTCGGGAGCCCTGCCCATCCCTCTGGACTGGGACAGACCGTGGCAG GTGTGGCCTATAACTTGTGTCCTCGGAAATCTAGCTGGATATTTACTTGGTCTTTGTGTTGGAACAACTCATCTCTTTCTCCACTTCAACAAATCTAGGAAGTTTAAACTCACATGA